In a genomic window of Oligoflexus sp.:
- a CDS encoding metallophosphoesterase family protein, translated as MLRILCCVVVLTACTERLTPWAVTVPDDYKNLTDRNLAKVEALPDPEFPVRLALLGDPQGTPYDLERVVEKINDRDDVSLVLVLGDLTDYGLQHEYIWAAEALEKLRVPNLTVVGNHDAIAHGKRIYRDMFGPFDYTFGFAGLKFVMFNNNQFEFGDTNFSWLQQQLDRNTITASHIPPVVDAHREEQVSLWKGNNSEAGILASLHGHRGGKTDFFSVEDGIPYYIVPKVEGVRYSIMTINEDRSIQFDLCHLTCSEDK; from the coding sequence ATGCTGCGAATACTTTGTTGTGTTGTTGTACTCACTGCCTGCACGGAGCGTTTGACTCCCTGGGCGGTTACGGTGCCGGATGATTACAAAAATCTCACCGACCGCAATCTGGCTAAAGTCGAGGCTCTGCCCGATCCAGAATTCCCTGTTCGCCTGGCTTTGTTGGGTGACCCTCAAGGAACTCCCTATGACCTGGAACGAGTCGTCGAAAAAATCAATGACCGTGATGATGTGAGCCTTGTCCTCGTGCTCGGGGATCTGACCGATTATGGTTTGCAGCATGAATACATCTGGGCTGCGGAAGCCTTGGAAAAGCTGCGGGTTCCGAATTTGACCGTGGTTGGCAATCATGATGCCATCGCCCACGGCAAACGCATCTATCGGGACATGTTTGGGCCTTTTGATTACACCTTCGGCTTTGCCGGCTTGAAATTTGTGATGTTCAACAACAATCAATTCGAGTTTGGCGACACGAATTTTTCCTGGCTGCAGCAGCAGCTTGATCGTAACACCATCACCGCCTCGCATATCCCGCCTGTGGTGGATGCACATCGCGAAGAGCAGGTTTCGCTTTGGAAAGGCAACAACAGCGAAGCCGGTATTCTGGCTTCGCTCCATGGTCATCGGGGCGGCAAGACCGATTTCTTCTCTGTGGAAGATGGCATTCCCTATTACATCGTCCCCAAGGTGGAAGGCGTCCGCTATTCGATCATGACGATTAACGAGGATCGCTCCATCCAATTTGACCTCTGCCATCTCACCTGCAGCGAGGACAAGTAA
- a CDS encoding chemotaxis protein CheA: MASKAVQLDELGSFVHEMESMLLRLKKGELAVDSHAVDLLLQCHDLLINWIERLHQNYQSTIEFLPLLLRLQNLKPKEPDLSVATPAAAMQGFHEFHDNPVPVQVVAAGHKDESLRVSLNRVDALVNDVGELVILQTVLRQNKHLIPSNLLQKTVDQLGKITRRIQESSMSLRMVPLQPTFQKMQRVVRDTSKSLGKDVVFHTSGEDIEMDKTVVDHLGDPLVHLIRNAVDHGIETPELRLKAGKPAQAHVWLTARHHAGRLVLEVRDDGDGLRVANIRKKALEKSIITEDALLSDAEIHQLIFEPGFSTKAQVTDVSGRGVGMDVVKTNICQLKGELQVDTVEGQGTCFRIILPLSLAIIDGMVVRLNETERYIVPLSQVHEIIEINAAEISLVGHRQNVMSLRGETIPLYHLDQILGHSVPSRHQSRGVAIISRINQKEYGFLAESIVSQQQVVIKKLGQDLKKISGISGSAILGDGKAALILDLEEIIERRSA; this comes from the coding sequence GTGGCATCCAAAGCCGTTCAACTGGACGAACTCGGTTCCTTCGTGCACGAAATGGAATCCATGCTGCTAAGGCTTAAGAAAGGTGAACTGGCGGTTGACTCGCATGCGGTGGACCTGCTCCTTCAATGTCACGACCTTCTTATCAATTGGATTGAGCGTCTTCATCAGAATTACCAAAGTACCATCGAATTCCTTCCGCTGCTGCTGCGCCTTCAGAACCTGAAGCCTAAAGAACCGGACCTGTCGGTCGCGACCCCAGCCGCTGCCATGCAAGGCTTTCATGAGTTCCATGACAACCCCGTTCCCGTCCAGGTCGTGGCGGCCGGGCACAAGGATGAATCCCTGCGGGTCAGCCTGAATCGGGTGGATGCACTTGTGAATGATGTCGGCGAACTTGTGATTCTGCAGACTGTTTTAAGGCAGAACAAGCATCTGATTCCATCGAATCTTTTGCAAAAAACCGTGGATCAACTCGGCAAGATCACAAGGCGGATCCAGGAGTCCTCGATGAGCCTCCGCATGGTTCCGCTGCAGCCGACCTTTCAAAAAATGCAAAGAGTCGTGAGAGATACCTCAAAATCCCTTGGGAAGGACGTCGTCTTTCACACCTCGGGCGAGGACATCGAGATGGACAAGACAGTGGTTGATCACCTCGGTGATCCATTGGTCCACCTGATCCGCAATGCGGTAGATCATGGCATTGAAACTCCGGAGCTGAGGCTCAAGGCGGGCAAGCCCGCGCAGGCCCATGTCTGGCTCACCGCGCGACATCATGCCGGGCGCCTTGTCCTTGAAGTGAGGGATGATGGGGATGGCCTTCGTGTTGCCAATATTCGCAAAAAAGCCCTGGAAAAATCTATTATTACAGAAGACGCTCTCCTGTCAGACGCCGAGATTCACCAACTCATTTTTGAACCCGGCTTTTCCACCAAAGCGCAGGTCACCGATGTATCAGGCCGCGGTGTGGGTATGGACGTCGTGAAGACCAATATCTGCCAGCTGAAAGGCGAGCTGCAGGTCGATACCGTGGAAGGGCAGGGAACCTGTTTTCGGATTATCCTGCCTCTCTCGCTTGCCATTATAGATGGGATGGTCGTGCGCTTGAATGAAACTGAGCGCTATATCGTGCCTTTGTCTCAGGTTCACGAAATTATTGAAATCAACGCGGCGGAAATCAGCCTGGTCGGACATCGGCAGAACGTCATGAGTCTTCGGGGTGAAACGATTCCCCTCTATCACCTGGATCAGATTCTGGGACATTCCGTCCCATCGAGGCATCAGAGCCGGGGCGTCGCCATCATCTCGCGCATCAATCAGAAGGAATACGGCTTTCTCGCGGAATCCATCGTGAGTCAGCAGCAGGTCGTCATCAAGAAACTGGGTCAGGACCTGAAGAAAATATCGGGCATCAGCGGCAGCGCCATCCTTGGTGACGGCAAGGCTGCTCTTATTTTGGATTTGGAAGAAATCATCGAACGGAGGTCTGCTTGA
- a CDS encoding chemotaxis protein CheW has protein sequence MTTLPVNLSKVKGREDRHLIFSLGTEEYSVPLLKVKEVIEIPDITPMPHTPSYYLGIMNLRGQVISIIDLSMKLKGVRQELGKKNAVIILDFESFCLGIAVGTVNRVLAFAQEEIRERPMIESTENIDYIEGVVHRDRKMILLLDVHKALNVQDLKLIESQKNAA, from the coding sequence TTGACAACGCTACCCGTAAATCTGTCCAAGGTCAAGGGGCGGGAGGATCGCCATCTGATCTTCTCCCTTGGAACAGAAGAGTATTCTGTGCCTCTTCTGAAGGTGAAGGAAGTCATAGAAATTCCTGACATCACCCCCATGCCCCACACGCCGTCTTATTACCTTGGGATTATGAATCTAAGGGGGCAGGTTATCTCGATTATCGACCTGAGCATGAAACTCAAGGGCGTGCGCCAGGAGCTTGGTAAAAAAAATGCGGTGATCATCCTGGATTTCGAATCCTTTTGCCTGGGCATAGCCGTGGGCACTGTGAATCGGGTCCTTGCCTTTGCGCAGGAGGAAATTCGCGAGCGGCCGATGATCGAGAGCACCGAGAATATTGATTACATCGAAGGCGTTGTCCATCGCGACAGGAAGATGATCCTGCTGCTTGATGTTCACAAGGCGCTGAACGTCCAGGATTTGAAACTTATCGAAAGTCAGAAAAACGCTGCGTAA
- a CDS encoding methyl-accepting chemotaxis protein, translating into MFDRWSLKAKLIAFALFGGMCLLVVGGVGIYALKNVSDTYRHVSNVNLPNTQKLSRLLISQRDMAGVVLSLVNTQNTREAALKGYENYKKFVEDFEKTAKEYEAVEFAEGEEQKWKDVVRSWKNLRPLMEKVIELSTTGLEEDRAKRDVIGSGELPRARVEFREITDNLVKFQDDEAKKWGDRAEETRNVSTWILSATVLSGFMIALLIGFYMASSISRTMSQVAGQLSTGADEVTSAATEISSTAEQLSASAVEQASSLQETASSIEEMSSMVKQNAANAARSSETAKSGQETAGRGKQVIVEMLGAMGEIDAANKEIGEVVKVIGQIGNKTKVIDDIVFKTQLLSFNASVEAARAGEHGKGFAVVAEEVGNLAQMSGNAAREISEMLEQSLERVERMIQTSKQKVEVGLNVGKRCGDVLDELVESVSEVNNMANEIASACQEQSRGITEINRAVTQMDQVTQQNASASQQSAAASEQLSHQAESLRVSVEELLRLLNGSERGNLEPVAASGHPTRKSVARVPLRRAAPEESVSRLKKSDTVKSVEGVPSNQNSGFDEAA; encoded by the coding sequence ATGTTCGATCGTTGGAGTCTGAAAGCGAAATTGATTGCCTTTGCTCTCTTTGGTGGAATGTGTCTTTTGGTGGTCGGTGGCGTCGGCATCTATGCCCTGAAGAATGTTTCGGACACCTATCGCCATGTGTCGAATGTCAATCTTCCGAATACTCAGAAGCTGTCCCGTCTTTTGATCTCCCAGCGTGATATGGCTGGTGTTGTCCTGAGCCTTGTGAATACCCAGAACACTCGCGAGGCAGCCTTGAAGGGCTATGAGAACTATAAAAAATTTGTCGAAGACTTCGAGAAGACGGCCAAGGAATACGAGGCTGTGGAATTCGCGGAAGGTGAGGAGCAAAAGTGGAAGGATGTGGTTCGATCCTGGAAAAATCTGCGCCCTTTGATGGAAAAAGTCATTGAACTGAGCACAACCGGCCTTGAAGAGGATCGGGCGAAGCGCGATGTGATTGGCAGCGGCGAGCTGCCTCGGGCTCGCGTTGAGTTCCGCGAAATCACCGACAATCTTGTTAAATTCCAGGATGATGAAGCCAAAAAATGGGGGGATCGCGCTGAAGAAACCCGCAATGTTTCGACGTGGATACTGTCCGCCACGGTTTTGTCCGGCTTTATGATTGCGCTCCTGATTGGTTTTTACATGGCCAGTTCCATCAGCCGGACCATGAGCCAGGTGGCTGGTCAGCTTTCAACTGGCGCGGATGAAGTCACGTCCGCTGCCACCGAAATCTCATCGACGGCCGAGCAGCTCTCTGCCAGCGCTGTCGAGCAGGCTTCGTCCCTTCAGGAAACCGCCTCGTCCATCGAGGAGATGAGCAGCATGGTGAAGCAGAATGCTGCCAACGCTGCCCGCTCTTCGGAAACCGCCAAATCCGGCCAGGAAACAGCCGGTCGCGGCAAGCAGGTCATTGTTGAAATGCTGGGCGCCATGGGCGAGATCGATGCTGCAAACAAGGAAATTGGTGAAGTGGTCAAGGTCATCGGTCAGATCGGCAACAAGACCAAGGTCATCGATGATATTGTCTTCAAAACCCAACTGCTTTCGTTCAATGCCTCCGTCGAAGCCGCCCGTGCCGGTGAGCATGGCAAAGGTTTTGCCGTGGTCGCCGAGGAAGTCGGCAATCTCGCCCAGATGAGCGGCAATGCAGCCCGCGAAATCAGCGAAATGCTCGAACAGAGTCTGGAGCGGGTTGAACGCATGATTCAGACTTCGAAGCAAAAAGTGGAAGTGGGTCTGAACGTCGGCAAGCGCTGTGGAGATGTTTTGGATGAACTTGTGGAAAGCGTGTCAGAAGTCAATAACATGGCCAATGAGATTGCCAGCGCCTGCCAGGAACAATCCCGTGGCATAACCGAGATCAACCGCGCTGTCACGCAGATGGATCAGGTGACCCAGCAGAACGCTTCGGCTTCGCAGCAATCGGCGGCGGCATCCGAGCAACTCTCGCATCAGGCCGAATCCCTGCGCGTTTCCGTGGAAGAGCTTCTGCGACTTCTGAATGGTTCGGAGCGTGGCAATCTGGAGCCGGTTGCGGCATCAGGCCATCCGACACGCAAATCCGTTGCCCGGGTGCCTCTCCGTCGTGCAGCGCCGGAAGAATCTGTATCGCGTCTGAAAAAATCCGATACGGTGAAATCCGTTGAAGGTGTGCCCAGCAATCAGAACAGTGGATTTGACGAAGCTGCCTAG
- the cheB gene encoding chemotaxis-specific protein-glutamate methyltransferase CheB, which produces MTYGGLPEISDDDFKFFQKRIHELSGIHLTSSKTDLVRARLIARLAELNLPSIRDYRRFLETLPAQDKEWQHLVNQITTNKTDFFREPAHFKYLTDTFLPEWERRHRTGRLRVWSAASSSGEEPYTLSMVLNRYFGSEDRFEILGSDIDTKVLALAQNGVYANNRLQEIPMDYVERAVVKGQREVKGWFKIRKSIAEKVRFTRINLVETNFFGLGPFDIIFCRNVFIYFQQETIQEIIRGFSQVLNKDGLLILGHSESVRLPPAIWSTQGPSIYRKRAATATAVKTPPPLSRASQPERFRSPKKKVLIVDDSLTIRQLLTTAFSQSDRLEVVGALGDPRDVESAIQKFRPDVITLDLKMPHMDGCQLLREILPKYPIPVVIISAVTREEGPLVLEALELGAVDYLQKPTLQDLKNSSASLIEHVCQAADAHVHRQKPSLPSKTITKRSASLATSKQIIVAIGSSTGGIQALTEVLTQLPDSIPPILIVQHIPPAFSRPFAERLNALCAFQVKEAQDGDLVLNDQVLIAPGGRHMELQSGSKGYHVRLSDGPAVNRHKPSVDVLFESVARRLGPQAIGVLLTGMGQDGARGLKSMKEAGAPTIAQDESTSAVYGMPREAVRLQAVDHVLPLDKIPQSLMRLLQDKKIPKRA; this is translated from the coding sequence ATGACTTATGGTGGATTGCCGGAGATCAGTGACGATGATTTCAAGTTTTTTCAGAAGCGGATTCACGAACTCTCCGGTATTCACCTGACGTCATCAAAGACGGATCTGGTAAGGGCACGCCTGATCGCGCGCCTGGCCGAACTCAATCTGCCTTCCATCCGCGATTATCGCCGTTTTCTGGAGACGCTGCCTGCCCAGGATAAGGAATGGCAGCATCTTGTCAACCAGATCACGACCAATAAAACCGACTTTTTCCGCGAACCGGCGCACTTCAAGTATCTGACCGATACGTTTCTTCCCGAATGGGAAAGAAGGCACCGCACCGGCCGTCTGCGGGTATGGTCGGCGGCCAGTTCATCCGGTGAAGAACCCTATACGCTGTCCATGGTTCTGAATCGTTATTTCGGATCAGAGGACAGGTTTGAAATCCTTGGCTCCGATATAGATACCAAGGTTCTGGCGCTGGCGCAGAACGGTGTCTATGCGAACAACCGCCTGCAAGAAATCCCCATGGATTATGTGGAGCGGGCGGTCGTCAAAGGTCAGCGCGAAGTCAAAGGCTGGTTTAAAATTCGCAAGTCTATCGCCGAAAAAGTGCGTTTCACGCGCATCAATCTGGTCGAGACGAATTTTTTTGGTCTTGGGCCGTTCGACATCATCTTCTGCCGGAATGTCTTCATCTATTTTCAGCAGGAAACCATTCAGGAGATTATCCGGGGATTTTCCCAGGTCCTGAATAAGGATGGGCTATTGATCCTGGGACATTCCGAATCGGTACGTTTGCCGCCAGCGATCTGGAGCACGCAGGGGCCTTCCATTTACAGGAAACGAGCGGCCACCGCCACGGCGGTGAAAACACCGCCACCCCTGAGCAGAGCTTCGCAGCCGGAGCGTTTCCGAAGTCCGAAGAAGAAAGTGCTGATCGTTGATGATTCCCTCACCATTCGGCAGCTTCTGACGACGGCCTTTTCCCAGTCCGATCGTCTTGAAGTGGTGGGTGCTCTGGGTGATCCGCGTGATGTGGAAAGTGCCATTCAAAAATTTCGGCCGGATGTCATCACCCTGGATCTGAAAATGCCGCATATGGACGGCTGTCAGCTGCTGCGGGAGATCCTTCCGAAATATCCCATTCCCGTAGTGATCATCAGCGCTGTGACGCGCGAGGAGGGGCCTTTGGTGCTGGAAGCGCTTGAACTCGGCGCCGTGGATTACCTGCAAAAGCCGACGCTTCAGGATCTTAAAAACTCCAGCGCATCCTTGATTGAACACGTCTGCCAGGCTGCGGATGCGCATGTCCATCGGCAGAAACCTTCGCTGCCGTCGAAAACCATCACCAAGCGTTCGGCAAGTTTAGCGACGAGCAAACAGATCATCGTTGCCATCGGTTCATCCACAGGCGGGATTCAGGCCTTGACTGAAGTGCTGACTCAGCTGCCGGATTCCATTCCGCCGATTCTCATCGTGCAGCATATTCCCCCGGCTTTTTCCCGGCCTTTTGCTGAACGTCTGAATGCACTCTGTGCGTTTCAGGTAAAAGAAGCGCAGGATGGCGATCTGGTTTTGAATGATCAGGTGCTGATTGCCCCAGGGGGCCGGCATATGGAACTTCAGTCCGGTTCCAAAGGGTATCACGTCCGCCTGAGCGATGGGCCCGCAGTGAATCGACACAAACCCTCGGTCGATGTTCTCTTTGAGTCCGTGGCGCGACGGCTCGGACCTCAGGCTATCGGTGTTCTTTTGACTGGCATGGGTCAGGACGGAGCCCGCGGATTGAAGAGCATGAAGGAAGCCGGTGCTCCCACCATTGCCCAGGATGAATCCACCAGCGCAGTCTACGGTATGCCACGCGAGGCCGTCCGTTTGCAGGCCGTCGATCATGTTCTGCCTTTGGATAAGATTCCTCAGAGTCTCATGCGACTTCTTCAGGACAAAAAGATTCCCAAAAGAGCCTGA
- a CDS encoding OmpA family protein, giving the protein MLGTRIIFLILWIGLIISGQSTANNLHDQMIRTAVAPMIDDEIKNESAPKSKAGLQLSLVESQELPANITYRILPVETQPPKAREKKAASLLEPGLYELIVSVDKRETFRKKFIAFPDLQSSLRLSYAKDGGFALEQGIQLPQLKFKKSKRQVMPESYPVLEYLVALLQDEKAIQSLSVLVHTDSGGKEPSNIKLTQDRADEVVSYLKKKGVSAKRLLALGLGSSRPLVPNTSRENRLMNRRVEYVVETVQDKVLLGKAR; this is encoded by the coding sequence ATGCTTGGGACAAGGATAATTTTCCTGATTCTATGGATCGGCCTAATAATATCGGGACAATCGACGGCCAATAATCTGCACGATCAGATGATTCGGACCGCAGTCGCCCCGATGATCGACGATGAAATCAAAAATGAATCGGCCCCCAAGAGCAAGGCGGGTCTGCAGCTTTCGCTAGTCGAAAGCCAGGAGCTGCCGGCGAACATCACCTATCGCATCCTTCCCGTGGAAACGCAGCCACCTAAGGCCCGCGAGAAAAAGGCCGCATCTCTGCTTGAGCCTGGCCTTTATGAACTCATCGTTTCCGTGGATAAGCGCGAGACCTTTCGCAAGAAATTCATAGCCTTTCCTGATTTGCAGTCGAGTCTGCGTCTCAGTTATGCGAAGGACGGCGGCTTTGCCCTGGAGCAAGGCATTCAGCTGCCTCAGTTGAAATTCAAGAAGAGCAAAAGGCAGGTGATGCCGGAATCCTATCCCGTGCTTGAATACCTGGTCGCCCTTCTGCAGGACGAGAAAGCCATTCAATCTCTGTCGGTCCTTGTGCATACCGACTCTGGCGGCAAGGAACCATCCAACATCAAGCTGACTCAGGATCGTGCGGATGAAGTGGTGAGCTATCTGAAAAAGAAGGGAGTCTCCGCCAAGCGTCTTCTGGCACTCGGCCTGGGCTCGTCACGCCCCCTCGTTCCCAATACAAGTCGCGAAAATCGTTTGATGAACCGCCGCGTGGAATATGTCGTGGAAACGGTTCAAGATAAAGTTCTGCTCGGTAAAGCCCGTTGA
- a CDS encoding putative signal transducing protein: MKFVSLISYPDRMIANLNANMLRGAGILVQVRSDDAGGVDPALALVNGVELLVPEDQLAMAQELLADDLET, from the coding sequence ATGAAATTCGTGTCTCTCATATCTTATCCTGATCGGATGATTGCCAATCTCAATGCCAACATGCTGCGCGGTGCGGGGATCCTGGTGCAGGTCCGTTCTGATGATGCTGGTGGCGTGGATCCCGCGCTGGCCCTGGTGAACGGGGTTGAACTCCTGGTTCCCGAGGATCAGTTGGCGATGGCTCAGGAACTTCTTGCTGACGACCTGGAAACCTGA
- a CDS encoding GAF domain-containing sensor histidine kinase has translation MINETAEIRLKFLADASQLLSGSLDYETTLSNVAHLSVPVCADWCAVDMFEKDGRIRRLAVVHSDSQKTALGFELFEKYPPQPSDAHGLVLVMKTGAPQFYPEIPDELLVSTAFDPEHLEIIRSLGMKSAIVMPMKVQNRVLGAITLVFAESDRRYRAKDLDFVYDLASRAALAIENARLFTEASESVLREKESAAVLNILLMSAPVAFAFLDRDLRYARVNNAFEKLMDKPRDEVIGTIFGSHYAQDVRDLNLDLMEVMKSRRPLLNIPVHAGETRHSLANYFPVISDNEVLGIGVLIYDITDHKNMEQKIREQARINEKLHEVGLSLTAELNLDRIVQTVTDAATELSGAQFGAFFYNVLKEDGEAYTLYCISGVPREKFSQFPMPRNTKIFAPTFMGERIVRLDDVTRDGNFGHNAPYHGMPAGHLPVRSYLAVPVISRTGEVLGGLFFGHEKPGVFTESAEKLVAGLAPQAAIAIDNARLFDTANISRNRLQSQLNFTDALTKSLGEGLCAFDQDRKVIFVNPATTRLLGWSHSELMGKDLTEVFPADENTAVWNKVLHQKRMVEGESTFIRKDGSSFPASYLAAPFVEKESVQGVVITIRDITETRRIQDELQRSREELEQRVVERTVNLTAANQELEAFSYSVSHDLRSPLRSIDGFSQALLEDYADKLDAEGQDSLQRIRAASQKMGRIIDDLLNLSKLTRTQMRTERIHISEMVQKILDEFRSSDKSRQVETLVQERLLATGDSSLLRIALENLLSNAWKFTGKQEKARIVFGAERINGEIIYFVEDNGAGFNMQYGSKLFGAFQRLHQAHEFSGTGIGLATVRRIIHRHGGRIWAESEVGRGAKFFFTLPTTHTDKETVR, from the coding sequence ATGATCAACGAGACAGCTGAAATCCGTTTGAAATTTTTAGCCGACGCCAGCCAGCTTCTCTCCGGCTCGCTCGACTATGAAACCACTCTCTCGAATGTCGCTCATCTATCGGTGCCGGTCTGCGCGGACTGGTGCGCCGTCGACATGTTTGAAAAGGACGGCCGGATCAGGCGGCTGGCCGTGGTCCATTCCGATAGTCAAAAAACAGCGCTCGGGTTCGAGCTTTTTGAGAAATACCCGCCGCAGCCAAGCGATGCCCACGGACTTGTTCTCGTCATGAAGACGGGAGCCCCTCAGTTTTACCCTGAAATTCCTGACGAACTTTTGGTGAGCACCGCCTTCGATCCGGAACACCTGGAAATCATTCGTTCGCTGGGCATGAAATCCGCCATCGTGATGCCGATGAAGGTTCAAAACAGGGTGCTGGGCGCCATCACCCTCGTCTTCGCCGAATCTGATCGACGCTATCGCGCGAAGGATCTGGACTTCGTCTATGACCTCGCCTCCCGTGCGGCTTTGGCCATAGAGAACGCCAGGCTCTTTACGGAGGCCAGCGAGTCCGTGCTTCGTGAGAAGGAGTCGGCGGCAGTCCTCAATATCCTTCTGATGTCTGCGCCCGTGGCCTTCGCTTTTCTGGACCGGGATCTTCGTTATGCGCGTGTCAATAATGCCTTTGAAAAACTCATGGACAAGCCCAGAGACGAGGTGATTGGAACCATCTTCGGCTCGCATTACGCTCAGGATGTTCGGGATTTGAACCTGGACCTCATGGAGGTGATGAAGAGCCGCAGACCCCTTTTGAATATTCCGGTCCATGCGGGCGAGACCAGGCATTCCCTTGCCAACTATTTTCCGGTCATCAGTGACAACGAAGTCCTGGGCATCGGGGTCCTGATCTACGACATCACCGACCATAAAAACATGGAGCAAAAGATCCGTGAGCAGGCCCGCATCAACGAGAAACTGCATGAAGTCGGCCTGTCTTTGACGGCGGAGCTGAATCTGGATCGGATCGTCCAGACCGTGACGGACGCCGCCACAGAGCTTTCCGGCGCGCAGTTTGGAGCCTTTTTTTATAATGTTTTGAAAGAAGATGGCGAGGCTTACACCCTTTATTGCATATCGGGCGTGCCGCGGGAAAAATTCTCGCAGTTTCCCATGCCCCGCAATACGAAAATCTTCGCCCCCACCTTCATGGGTGAGCGAATCGTTCGCCTTGATGATGTAACAAGGGATGGAAATTTCGGACATAACGCGCCCTACCACGGGATGCCAGCGGGTCACCTGCCGGTGCGGAGTTACCTTGCTGTCCCTGTGATATCGCGGACCGGCGAGGTCCTGGGTGGGCTCTTCTTCGGACATGAAAAGCCCGGAGTCTTTACCGAATCAGCCGAAAAGCTGGTGGCGGGCCTTGCCCCACAGGCCGCCATCGCGATCGACAATGCGCGACTCTTCGATACGGCGAATATTTCAAGAAATCGCCTGCAGTCCCAGCTGAATTTTACGGATGCCCTGACCAAGAGCTTAGGGGAAGGGCTCTGCGCTTTTGATCAGGATCGCAAAGTCATCTTTGTGAATCCGGCCACGACCCGCCTGCTCGGATGGAGTCATAGCGAGCTGATGGGCAAGGATCTGACCGAGGTCTTCCCTGCGGACGAAAACACCGCCGTCTGGAATAAGGTCCTGCATCAGAAGCGAATGGTGGAAGGCGAGAGCACGTTCATAAGAAAGGATGGCAGTTCCTTTCCAGCCAGTTATCTGGCTGCACCCTTCGTCGAGAAGGAAAGCGTCCAGGGTGTGGTCATCACGATTCGTGATATCACCGAAACCCGGCGCATTCAGGATGAGCTGCAGCGTTCGCGCGAGGAATTGGAACAAAGAGTCGTCGAACGCACGGTGAATCTGACTGCGGCCAACCAGGAGCTGGAGGCTTTCAGCTATTCCGTCTCCCATGATCTCAGGAGTCCTTTGCGCAGCATTGATGGCTTCAGCCAGGCCCTGCTCGAGGATTATGCAGACAAGCTGGACGCCGAAGGCCAGGATTCCCTGCAAAGAATTCGCGCAGCCTCGCAAAAGATGGGCCGCATCATAGATGATCTTTTGAATCTATCCAAACTCACCCGGACCCAGATGCGGACGGAACGCATCCATATCAGCGAGATGGTTCAGAAAATACTTGATGAATTCCGATCGTCTGATAAAAGCCGTCAGGTGGAAACATTGGTCCAGGAAAGGCTTCTGGCCACCGGCGACAGTTCCCTGCTCAGGATCGCTCTGGAAAATCTTCTGTCCAATGCCTGGAAGTTTACCGGCAAACAGGAAAAGGCCCGCATTGTCTTTGGAGCCGAACGCATCAATGGCGAGATAATTTATTTCGTCGAGGACAACGGCGCAGGCTTTAACATGCAGTATGGCAGCAAACTTTTTGGAGCCTTTCAAAGGCTGCACCAGGCCCACGAATTTTCGGGCACGGGCATAGGCCTCGCTACGGTTCGACGAATCATCCACCGGCACGGCGGGCGAATCTGGGCCGAGAGCGAAGTCGGACGTGGCGCCAAATTCTTTTTCACGCTTCCTACGACGCATACGGATAAGGAGACCGTTCGGTGA
- a CDS encoding response regulator: MTGKTILLVEDNPDDEALTIRALRKAHVSNEVIVARDGAEALDYLFAEGHYQGRNTSVQPQIVLLDLKLPKIDGLQVLERIRADKRTELIPVVILTTSKEEKDLISGYRLGANSYVAKPVDFVEFTDAVKNLGMYWLLINERPPLKGP; the protein is encoded by the coding sequence GTGACTGGAAAAACCATCCTACTGGTTGAAGACAACCCTGATGATGAAGCCCTGACCATACGCGCCTTGCGCAAGGCTCACGTCAGCAATGAAGTGATTGTGGCCCGCGACGGCGCCGAGGCTCTGGACTATCTTTTCGCTGAGGGCCACTATCAGGGGCGAAATACCAGCGTCCAGCCTCAGATTGTTCTGCTCGATCTCAAGCTTCCCAAAATTGATGGACTTCAGGTTCTGGAGCGCATCCGCGCCGATAAAAGAACGGAACTCATCCCGGTTGTGATCCTGACCACCTCCAAAGAGGAGAAGGATCTGATCAGCGGCTACAGGCTGGGTGCCAATAGCTACGTTGCCAAACCCGTTGATTTCGTCGAGTTTACGGATGCTGTGAAGAACCTTGGCATGTACTGGCTGCTCATCAATGAACGTCCACCTTTAAAAGGGCCATGA